GCAATATTCAGCAGCTTCTGCAAAAAAAAGACCGGCTTGAATAAGCCGGCCAGTGCCACTTGTGGCGCTTCGGGTGCCAATGGGTGGGAGGGGATATATTGACACCCGACATTTTTATTATCGGCCTTAAGTGCTGAAACTTTAATTATTTTTATGGAATTTATAAAAAACTGCTTGACAGAATTAAGAGGTTATTCTTCTGTTATCAATGCTTCCATGTTGATGAGGAATGTATAGCTCCTGCCGTTTACAGCTGTAAGGGTTTTTATTATTTCGTAGCCGCCCATCTGGAATTTTATGGTATGTTCACCTGCAGAAAGTATGATGTCATGGGTGAAGTCTTCTATCTGTTCGTCATCCAGGCAGATTATGCTGTCTTCAGGTACTGCAAGATGAAGGAGAGGCTTTATGTCATGAAATTCTATGGTAAGCTCCGTAGTTTTTGCCTGCTCAATGTTTATGGTACGCATTTCATTCCGGTAAAAATCACTGACGATGCTCACATTGTGCATGCCTGTTTCAAGTGTATACAGGTTTTTTATGGAAGGACAGGGAGTACCGTCAATGAAAACCGAATAGGGCAGTTCTGCCGAATCAGGGGGAAAGACTATGTTCAGATGCAGTTTTCCGGAATCCCTGTAGACAGGCCGTACGAAGACTTCTATTTTTTTCTGTAAGAGTTCCGCTGCAGTTTTGTCTGACACGGCAAGTGCAAGAAAAACATATCCGTCGTCTATGGACTGGAGCTTTTCTGAAAGGGCAGAAAGAGCGTCCTTTTTCATTGTATTTTCGTTTTCGAAAGGAATTCTGATTGTCAGTCCCAGCGAGTTTTTCAGCGTACCGCTCAGTGACGTGATTCCGCTGTAGTCAAACCTGTCTTCTGATGGAAAAGGTTTTACGCTTGAGTACAGGTTCCAGGTTATACTCTGGCTCATGGATGCGCATTCCTGCGGTACCTGAATATAAAGCTCCATTCCCTTTAAGAAAGTATCAGGGGAGGGAAGCGTCACCACCAGGGCTTCGTTTGCACTCATGATTATATGCTTTCGCTGGCTTCCGTTTTCGAGGCTGAGGGAATGTGTTTTCTGAACTCTGAAAGATTCTCCGGCTGCAAAAAAGGTTATCATGAAGGCTGCAATCGTAGTACAGAGTTTCTTTTTGTGAATGTCCATCATTTAAAGTTTATACTCATAAATTGAAAAATACTATAGCCAAGTTCGAAAAAACATTCATTTTTTTGAATTGTCTATAAAAAAATACCTGTGTATGCATTATTCTGCATGAATTTTTGTTTTAAAACCTTAAAATTCTGCCAGTTTTCTTTATTTTTTCAGTTCATGAAGATAATCTGACGGATCTCTGCTTTTGCCTCCGTTATGAACTTCAAAATGAAGGTGAGGTCCTGTTGTCAGTCCGGAAAGACCTACTTCGCCTATTTTTTCTCCGCCAGATACAGACTGTCCTTCCGTTACGGTGATTTTTCCCAGATGGGCATAAAGGCTTTCGAATGAATAGTCATGGCTTATTACTATATATGAGCCGTATACCGGGTCTTCCGATATGGTTTTTGTAACAGTTCCGTTTTTACAGCTGTATACGTCAGAGCCTGCAGGGGCTGCAAGATCAATTCCCTCATGTTTTTTCCATTTTCCGCTGATAGGACTGATGCGCATTCCATAGGAAGAGGTAACCGTAGCCGAACTTAGCGGAAGCCTCATTCCTGATATAAGAAAAAAAGCACGTGTAGAGGGAGAAAACTTCTCTCCTTCTAAAAACCAGTATTTTTTTCTGCCGACGGTGCATACCGGTGTTCTGTCAGTGAGTTTGCTGCTGTATTCTCCCCTCAGCAGTATTTCCAGTGTATTGGAAGGATTCTGATTTATGAAGATGCCGTTTATTGTTGGAAGTATAAGAGTCATTCCTTCTATATTTTGCTTTGCATCCAGAATTCCGTTTACGGTGGCAAGCGTTTCCTGTCTGAGCATGCATCTGGATGAAACTGTAAAGAGCGTATCCTTTTTCTTACATGTATACGTGTAAAATGAAAGCTCTGATTCCCTGTCGTTAAAAAAAGCCGTATTGTTGTCTTCTATCTGTTCCTGATACTGTTTGAAAATCAGGTTTCTGGAGGAAAGTTCAGGTATAGAAATGTACTGCTGGGCTGCTGTCTGTAATCCTGCAAGGAAAGTTACTGCCGTGATGGTCAGCAGCCGGAGTTTTAACTGTTTTTTCTGCATTTATTTCTTTTAATTTTCTTTATGATGGAGACTGCGACTGCAATTGCAGCGGCAGATGCTATGCCTGCAGTATAGGTTTCAGGTGATGCTGAAGCCCATTTCCAAAGGGGAAAGGTTATTAAAAGAGAAAGGACTGCGCATGATGCAAGAAAAAGAATTACGGCAGCAAGTCCTGCACAGGCTTTTTTTAAGGAAGTAAACATACTGATGATGATAACATTGCCGGATGAAAATTAAAAGTAGTGATGTGTAAAAGGGGTATTTTTAAATAAAAAAAATCAGCACCACTAAAACATCCGGAGTTACATCTTTTAAGCCCTGAGGCACGTAAAACCGAATAAATATTTTAGTCTGCTGATTATTTTGTGAAGTGTTCCCGGATCTTAATCCTTAAAATGAAGAACACTCTCTTATTACATGTGTAACAGACTTACTGTTACTCAGTAATTGCACCTACAGGACAAACTGAAGCGCATGAACCGCAGGAAACACATTTTTCTGCATCGATGGTTCTTTTATCTCCAGCTTCGCTGATTGCTTCTGAAGGGCATTCGCTTTCGCATGCACCACAGTTAATACATTCACTTCCAATTTTGTAAGCCATAATCTAACCTCGCTTATAAAGTATAATGAAAATTTATCATATAATCTGTCGAATTACAATTATTATTTCGTTATATGATAAAGAATTAGCTTATGCTAATATTAGTTAGTCATAACTATTGCCCTGCTGTCAGTCCTGTATTTCGAGAAGTACGGGGCAGTGGTCGCTTCCGGTAACTTCCTTCAATATGGTGCTGCTTTTAACTTTAGGTACAAATGAATTATTTACACAGTGATAGTCAAGTCTCCATCCGATGTCTTTTTCCCTGGCATGAAAACGGTAACTCCACCATGTGTAATGCTTCGGTTCCTTGCAGAAGATTCTGAAAGTGTCCGTAAAACCGTTTTGTGTAAAGAAATCCATCCATGCACGTTCTTCCGGAAGGTATCCTGCGTTGCCTTCATTCGCTTTCGGATTTGCAATGTCGTCCGGAGTATGGGCAATGTTATAGTCTCCGCAAAGTACGATATTATAGCCTTCCTTTACAAGTGCAGTACATTTTTTATATACCGCGTCACAGAAGGCAAGTTTGTAGTCCAGTCTGAGTCCGGGACCCTGACTGTTTGGAAAGTATGCGCTGATTATTAC
Above is a window of Treponema rectale DNA encoding:
- a CDS encoding LysM peptidoglycan-binding domain-containing M23 family metallopeptidase translates to MQKKQLKLRLLTITAVTFLAGLQTAAQQYISIPELSSRNLIFKQYQEQIEDNNTAFFNDRESELSFYTYTCKKKDTLFTVSSRCMLRQETLATVNGILDAKQNIEGMTLILPTINGIFINQNPSNTLEILLRGEYSSKLTDRTPVCTVGRKKYWFLEGEKFSPSTRAFFLISGMRLPLSSATVTSSYGMRISPISGKWKKHEGIDLAAPAGSDVYSCKNGTVTKTISEDPVYGSYIVISHDYSFESLYAHLGKITVTEGQSVSGGEKIGEVGLSGLTTGPHLHFEVHNGGKSRDPSDYLHELKK
- a CDS encoding 4Fe-4S binding protein; the encoded protein is MAYKIGSECINCGACESECPSEAISEAGDKRTIDAEKCVSCGSCASVCPVGAITE
- a CDS encoding exodeoxyribonuclease III — protein: MKIISWNVNGIRAVEKKGFTDWLLKSGADVVCIQETKATPSQLGPDLLNPGASNSLEDTDEDTPLFASALSSRNTGISYKSYFSSAKKAGYSGTAIYSRKAPDKVETLGIPEFDDEGRTTIAFFGKLVIISAYFPNSQGPGLRLDYKLAFCDAVYKKCTALVKEGYNIVLCGDYNIAHTPDDIANPKANEGNAGYLPEERAWMDFFTQNGFTDTFRIFCKEPKHYTWWSYRFHAREKDIGWRLDYHCVNNSFVPKVKSSTILKEVTGSDHCPVLLEIQD